A region of Planococcus sp. MSAK28401 DNA encodes the following proteins:
- a CDS encoding MFS transporter — protein sequence MNYKRFIVYQGTIVMASSMIFPFYILMLRNVGNSYSQFGWAYGLFALTAAICYPLIGKIADKAGDHVLLSIYSWGMALILLVFPLANEIWHVYILQILMGVLGAVQKNSEKTVLARHVLKESAGKEIGNYHIWTSIAAAAAVIATGYLVDFFTISSIFYIASALFAWSGFSIMKKDKPLPELQT from the coding sequence ATGAACTATAAACGATTCATCGTCTATCAAGGAACCATCGTCATGGCCTCAAGCATGATCTTCCCTTTTTACATCCTGATGCTCAGAAACGTTGGAAATTCCTATTCCCAGTTTGGCTGGGCATATGGACTGTTTGCGTTGACCGCTGCGATTTGCTACCCGCTCATCGGTAAAATCGCTGACAAAGCGGGCGACCATGTACTGCTTAGCATCTATTCCTGGGGGATGGCGCTAATATTGCTTGTCTTCCCCCTGGCAAACGAAATATGGCATGTCTATATTTTGCAAATCCTTATGGGAGTTCTTGGTGCAGTCCAAAAAAATTCTGAAAAAACCGTATTGGCCAGACATGTATTAAAAGAAAGCGCCGGAAAAGAAATTGGCAATTACCATATTTGGACGTCAATTGCTGCAGCGGCAGCGGTCATTGCCACCGGCTATTTAGTGGATTTCTTCACAATATCAAGCATTTTCTATATCGCCTCTGCACTATTCGCCTGGAGCGGGTTTTCGATAATGAAAAAAGATAAACCCTTGCCGGAGTTGCAAACTTAA
- the istB gene encoding IS21-like element helper ATPase IstB, protein MTNTYQQLVQNLEYLKLKQMTAHVNEVVDFSISNQLSFVEMLVKLTNYEIDVREKNMLQSMVKVGAFPHLKEMDQFDFDFQPTVNKGQMYDFLSLRFIENLENIVFLGTSGVGKTHLATSIGIAAAKKRTSTYFIKCHDLLQQLKKARLENRLEARLKHYTKYKLLIIDEIGYLPIDPEDAKSFFQLIDMRYEKRSTIFTTNVNFKSWDEVFQDTKIANAILDRILHHATVVSIVGESYRIKHHLASENE, encoded by the coding sequence ATGACTAATACCTATCAGCAACTTGTTCAAAATTTAGAGTACCTAAAGTTGAAGCAAATGACCGCACACGTCAATGAAGTCGTCGACTTCAGCATCTCGAACCAACTGTCATTTGTGGAGATGTTGGTGAAATTGACCAACTATGAAATCGACGTGCGCGAAAAGAATATGCTTCAATCCATGGTGAAGGTCGGGGCTTTTCCTCATTTAAAGGAGATGGATCAATTTGATTTCGACTTCCAGCCAACCGTCAACAAAGGGCAGATGTATGATTTTCTGTCCCTGCGCTTTATCGAGAACCTGGAGAACATCGTATTCTTAGGCACCAGCGGTGTGGGCAAAACCCATTTGGCCACTTCCATCGGAATCGCAGCCGCCAAGAAAAGAACAAGCACCTATTTTATCAAGTGCCATGATCTTCTTCAGCAATTAAAGAAAGCGCGATTGGAGAATCGCTTAGAGGCCCGTTTAAAACACTACACGAAATACAAACTTCTCATCATTGATGAAATCGGCTATTTACCGATTGATCCGGAAGATGCCAAAAGCTTTTTCCAACTCATTGATATGCGGTACGAAAAGCGCAGCACCATCTTCACGACCAATGTAAACTTCAAGTCGTGGGACGAGGTCTTTCAGGATACGAAGATCGCCAACGCCATCCTGGACCGCATCTTGCATCACGCTACGGTGGTCAGCATTGTCGGCGAATCTTATCGCATCAAGCATCATTTAGCTTCTGAAAACGAGTGA
- the istA gene encoding IS21 family transposase, with product MYIQLAIETEFEVKKLSDLPKFKTLMENLKMKINKSELARKLDVDRRTIDKYLNGFTPSKTKKKGSQIDEFYEVISLLLSVESKQVFYYKRILWQYLKDNHGLKCGQSTFRAYIQRTPEFNAYFKEGKRTVPLESSARFETPPGEQAQLDWKENLPYETKDGEVVYINVAVLLLSYSRFRAFHLSISKSQAVLFSFMNDAFETFGGVPKVIVTDNMKTVMDDSRTRYSKGKVNAKFAQFAQDYGFKVHPCIAGKPNTKGKVEAPMKYLDEIHAYQGKFNLEELHQFVQKLCERINQSFHQGTHKIPVFALKQEKNLLLPLPRKQIRDSYQINHTLVKVNPSNMVPYKGKHYSVPAKYQGKTVGLQTYDDQLYVYDNTELLVQHPISQSPLNYKPVHYQESLGQALPDYPNIEELAKGNLAAIGEVYKHD from the coding sequence ATGTACATACAGCTAGCGATTGAAACGGAATTTGAAGTGAAGAAATTGAGTGACTTACCGAAATTTAAAACCCTAATGGAGAATCTAAAAATGAAAATAAACAAAAGTGAACTGGCGAGAAAGCTTGATGTGGACCGCCGAACAATCGATAAATACCTAAACGGCTTCACGCCATCCAAAACCAAGAAGAAAGGCTCCCAAATCGACGAATTTTACGAAGTCATTTCGCTTCTTCTATCCGTCGAATCCAAACAGGTTTTCTATTACAAACGGATTCTCTGGCAATACTTGAAAGACAATCACGGATTGAAATGCGGACAATCGACTTTCCGTGCATATATTCAACGAACACCTGAATTTAATGCCTATTTCAAGGAAGGGAAACGAACGGTGCCCCTCGAATCGAGTGCACGTTTTGAGACCCCTCCCGGGGAACAAGCCCAACTGGACTGGAAAGAAAACCTGCCCTATGAAACCAAGGACGGAGAAGTCGTCTACATCAACGTCGCTGTCCTCTTGCTTTCTTATTCGCGATTCCGCGCTTTCCATCTAAGCATCTCCAAATCGCAAGCCGTTCTCTTTTCCTTTATGAACGATGCGTTTGAAACCTTTGGCGGTGTGCCGAAAGTGATTGTCACCGACAACATGAAAACCGTCATGGACGATTCCCGTACCCGTTATTCCAAGGGAAAGGTCAATGCGAAGTTCGCCCAATTTGCGCAAGACTATGGATTCAAAGTACATCCCTGCATTGCCGGAAAACCGAATACGAAAGGCAAAGTGGAAGCACCGATGAAATACTTGGATGAAATCCATGCCTATCAAGGCAAGTTCAACTTGGAAGAGCTGCATCAATTTGTGCAAAAGCTATGCGAACGGATCAATCAATCGTTTCATCAAGGGACGCATAAAATACCCGTATTTGCACTAAAACAAGAAAAGAACCTCTTATTGCCCCTACCACGGAAACAAATAAGAGATTCTTATCAGATCAATCACACGCTTGTAAAGGTCAACCCTTCAAATATGGTTCCTTATAAAGGAAAACACTACTCGGTACCAGCCAAGTATCAAGGAAAGACCGTAGGTCTACAAACATATGATGACCAACTATATGTGTATGATAACACAGAGCTGCTTGTCCAGCATCCCATTAGTCAGTCGCCTCTGAACTACAAACCGGTCCATTATCAGGAAAGTTTAGGCCAAGCCCTTCCCGATTATCCGAACATCGAGGAATTAGCTAAAGGAAATCTGGCAGCGATCGGTGAGGTGTACAAGCATGACTAA
- a CDS encoding FAD-binding oxidoreductase produces the protein MKRYLMLFVYITFLFLSILYFTGQSAEPVAEDQSRLLPVKMKAIKATDSTAEIQQVVLDANSEGEPIAIAGMQHSQGGHTVYPDGILLDMKPYNKILRFDAQEKTITIQSGATWSDIQDYINPYGLALKVSQSQNIFTVGGSLSVNAHGLDIQNGSLIDTVESLRLLDANGEILTLSSVQNPELFQAVIGGYGLFGVILDVTLKLTDDEMYEIHSEQLQYDEYSDYFNDNVKADESMKMHLARISLSPDSFLKDMYVINYQEMEREGLPMEPQKLKQETLIAVPKFFLGLARLNEQGKKVFWNTQKTYSASIDGKLISRNNVMRSDSEFMEYSHPENTEVLQEYFVPAENFEAYIDDLRETLIDEDQFNLLNITIRYVEKNEKAVLSYAKEDMFSLVLLINQGTDAQSIEDTGRVVRNMVDVTLDHGGSYYLPYFGYPTREQMAEAYPRTSEFFDLKKEYDPSGRFVNIFYEEYKQ, from the coding sequence ATGAAACGCTATTTGATGCTCTTTGTTTACATCACTTTCTTATTCCTGTCGATCCTTTATTTTACTGGACAATCAGCTGAGCCGGTAGCAGAAGACCAGAGCCGCTTGCTGCCAGTAAAAATGAAAGCGATAAAAGCGACCGACAGCACGGCCGAAATTCAGCAAGTGGTCCTCGATGCCAATTCGGAAGGAGAGCCGATAGCCATTGCCGGCATGCAGCACAGCCAAGGTGGACATACGGTGTATCCCGACGGCATCCTTCTTGATATGAAACCATATAATAAAATTCTGAGATTCGATGCACAAGAAAAAACCATTACGATCCAAAGCGGAGCGACTTGGAGTGACATTCAGGACTATATCAATCCATATGGGCTAGCATTAAAAGTCAGCCAGTCCCAAAATATTTTTACTGTCGGCGGCTCTTTAAGCGTCAATGCGCATGGCCTCGATATCCAAAACGGCAGCTTGATCGACACTGTCGAATCCCTTCGCCTGCTTGATGCAAACGGTGAGATCCTGACGCTCAGTTCGGTTCAGAACCCCGAGCTGTTCCAAGCGGTTATAGGAGGCTATGGTTTATTCGGCGTCATTCTGGACGTGACATTGAAGCTGACAGACGATGAAATGTATGAAATACATTCTGAACAGCTTCAGTATGACGAATACAGTGATTATTTTAACGACAACGTCAAAGCAGACGAAAGCATGAAGATGCATTTGGCGCGAATTTCCTTATCCCCTGACTCGTTTTTGAAAGACATGTATGTCATCAATTATCAGGAAATGGAGCGGGAAGGCCTTCCCATGGAGCCCCAAAAATTAAAGCAGGAGACCTTGATCGCTGTTCCGAAATTTTTCCTCGGACTTGCCCGGCTGAATGAGCAAGGAAAAAAAGTGTTCTGGAATACCCAGAAAACCTATTCAGCTTCAATTGATGGAAAATTGATTTCACGAAACAATGTCATGCGGTCGGATTCCGAATTCATGGAATACAGCCATCCCGAAAACACCGAAGTCCTTCAGGAATATTTTGTTCCTGCAGAAAATTTTGAAGCGTATATTGATGACTTGAGAGAAACTTTAATCGATGAAGATCAATTTAATTTATTGAATATCACCATCCGTTATGTTGAAAAAAATGAAAAAGCGGTGCTGTCTTATGCGAAGGAAGATATGTTCTCGCTCGTCCTCCTGATCAATCAAGGAACAGATGCACAGAGCATTGAAGATACTGGAAGGGTCGTCCGCAACATGGTGGATGTGACGCTCGACCATGGAGGAAGCTATTACCTGCCGTATTTTGGCTACCCTACTAGAGAGCAAATGGCAGAAGCCTATCCAAGGACAAGCGAGTTTTTCGACTTAAAAAAAGAATATGATCCGAGCGGGCGGTTTGTGAATATTTTCTATGAGGAGTATAAGCAATGA
- a CDS encoding putative holin-like toxin: protein MVTYDAMNMLFQFGIFLTSALTAGVAIIAIAINKKK, encoded by the coding sequence ATGGTAACTTACGATGCTATGAATATGCTATTTCAATTTGGTATATTCCTCACTTCAGCTTTGACCGCTGGAGTCGCGATCATCGCAATTGCCATCAACAAAAAGAAGTAA
- a CDS encoding M14 family metallopeptidase codes for MLVLSAFVPTMAANETGASATEQATALEVSRSVFSLTEARTVEVSADLGEGVDLEDVEFQFGGKPLSEWQQWTEGQQYNGDPFITVVEEPSFVEGTNKITAVLEFGLLYGTDDLSNRTIRTQYQQFIGDYELALIDSASGDKAAATVELNVYDEFKFYDELKPAIDDIFAAAEEDADNDRYLEYQTVGKTVEGRDIHFVILARDEAAVDQYLNETLPTALEDPESLIEKLENDTMGDYQVPIWFNNIHPDEVEGVDVQVELLEKFALEDEVKFMNTDGDTEFEENLNVDEVLDDAIFLYMFTSNPDGRAANTRANAEGFDLNRDNAYQTQVETQQVNEVLSKWTPLSFVDFHGYVDGFLIEPATPPHNPNFEYDLLIDNMMEQANAMGQAGIANSELTSYFIAKDGYGSGWDDMTPAYTAIYAMLHGALGHTIEVPTLSQDGYNALVGSGLGAANYVHDNKDQLYKEQLEIFKRGVDGEDNRAVDEYYVNAAGEVIGRDRGDNENFFPDYYVIPTDDKNQKNALEAYNMADYLIRNGVEVEKTVKPVEVDGVTYPKGTFIVPMDQAKRGLANAMLYEGDNVSDWDAMYDPIVVNFSDLRGFDLEEVRVENAFDGKTQELEEAVVPTSTVKGNPPKQILENSTNDAIRVVNALLADGKTVEVLTESKGKAEAGDFVVATNDLRAYADDYYFETQVFGNGKNAETEVLEQPSVAATGSAQLNFSLRQLGFELTDAAAADVIVSDGGSFNAAQITGKTFVGIGAPALNAVSKSGLLPGFAYTSTGSRHEGLVKADVAEHPLTAGYEQQENLYVTTGSWISSVPEGAEVLASFQDSDDFYLAGWWPGYEQAQGQTMAITADEGETTFNLFANSLAFRAHTEHSYRFIANSIYDAVSVEAEVVVKGKGKKKQ; via the coding sequence ATGCTGGTGTTGTCAGCGTTTGTGCCGACAATGGCCGCAAATGAAACGGGGGCTAGTGCGACAGAACAAGCGACTGCGCTTGAAGTGAGCCGTTCGGTCTTTTCGTTGACCGAAGCGCGCACTGTCGAAGTGTCGGCTGATTTAGGCGAAGGGGTCGATTTGGAAGATGTCGAATTCCAGTTCGGAGGAAAGCCGTTGTCTGAATGGCAGCAATGGACAGAAGGCCAACAATACAATGGCGACCCATTCATCACAGTGGTTGAAGAGCCTTCTTTTGTGGAAGGCACGAACAAAATCACCGCCGTGCTGGAATTTGGTTTATTGTACGGGACGGATGATTTGTCCAACCGCACGATCCGCACGCAATACCAGCAATTTATCGGCGATTATGAACTGGCGCTGATTGATTCGGCAAGCGGCGACAAAGCGGCAGCGACTGTCGAATTGAATGTCTACGATGAGTTCAAGTTTTACGATGAATTAAAACCGGCGATCGATGATATTTTCGCAGCCGCTGAAGAAGATGCGGACAACGATCGCTACCTCGAGTATCAGACCGTCGGCAAAACGGTGGAAGGGCGCGATATTCATTTCGTCATTTTGGCGCGAGATGAGGCAGCGGTCGATCAGTATTTGAATGAAACTTTGCCGACTGCGCTTGAAGATCCGGAAAGTTTAATTGAAAAACTTGAGAACGATACGATGGGCGATTACCAAGTGCCGATCTGGTTCAATAATATCCACCCGGACGAAGTGGAAGGCGTGGACGTGCAAGTTGAGTTGTTGGAGAAATTCGCTTTGGAAGACGAAGTGAAATTCATGAATACAGACGGCGACACGGAATTTGAAGAGAACTTGAACGTTGACGAGGTGCTCGACGATGCGATTTTCCTCTATATGTTCACGAGCAACCCGGACGGCAGAGCGGCCAACACGCGCGCGAACGCCGAGGGCTTTGACTTGAACCGCGACAATGCGTACCAAACGCAAGTGGAAACGCAGCAAGTGAATGAAGTGCTGTCGAAATGGACGCCGCTATCATTTGTGGATTTCCACGGCTATGTGGACGGGTTCTTGATCGAACCGGCAACACCGCCGCATAACCCGAACTTTGAATACGATTTATTGATCGACAATATGATGGAACAAGCCAATGCGATGGGCCAGGCGGGCATCGCGAATTCCGAGCTGACCTCGTATTTCATTGCCAAAGACGGCTACGGTTCCGGTTGGGATGATATGACGCCAGCGTACACCGCAATTTACGCGATGCTTCACGGTGCGCTCGGCCATACGATCGAAGTGCCGACATTGAGCCAGGACGGCTATAATGCACTTGTCGGCAGCGGACTCGGCGCGGCGAATTACGTGCATGACAATAAAGACCAATTGTATAAAGAGCAATTGGAGATCTTCAAACGCGGCGTGGACGGGGAAGATAACCGTGCCGTCGATGAATATTACGTCAATGCGGCAGGTGAAGTGATCGGCCGTGACCGCGGAGACAATGAAAACTTCTTCCCGGATTACTACGTGATTCCGACAGATGACAAGAACCAGAAGAATGCGTTGGAAGCTTATAATATGGCGGATTATTTGATTCGCAACGGCGTGGAAGTCGAAAAGACCGTGAAACCTGTCGAGGTGGACGGGGTAACTTATCCGAAAGGCACATTCATCGTGCCGATGGACCAGGCGAAACGCGGCTTGGCGAATGCCATGCTCTATGAAGGTGATAATGTTTCCGATTGGGATGCGATGTATGACCCGATCGTCGTCAACTTCTCCGATTTGAGAGGCTTTGATTTGGAAGAAGTTCGTGTTGAAAATGCATTCGATGGAAAGACTCAAGAACTTGAAGAAGCGGTTGTTCCGACAAGCACGGTAAAAGGAAACCCGCCGAAACAAATTCTCGAGAACTCCACGAACGATGCAATCCGCGTCGTCAACGCGTTGCTTGCTGACGGCAAAACAGTGGAAGTGCTGACGGAAAGCAAAGGAAAAGCGGAGGCTGGCGATTTCGTCGTAGCAACGAACGATCTTCGCGCGTATGCCGATGATTATTATTTTGAGACGCAAGTATTCGGCAACGGCAAAAATGCCGAAACCGAAGTGCTGGAGCAGCCAAGTGTTGCGGCCACCGGTTCTGCGCAATTGAACTTCTCGTTGCGCCAGCTTGGCTTTGAACTGACGGACGCTGCAGCAGCGGATGTCATCGTCAGCGATGGCGGTTCATTTAACGCAGCACAAATCACCGGCAAAACTTTTGTCGGGATCGGTGCACCTGCACTTAACGCTGTCAGTAAGAGCGGCTTGCTTCCAGGCTTTGCGTACACGAGCACCGGAAGCAGACACGAAGGGCTCGTCAAAGCCGATGTCGCGGAGCATCCGCTGACTGCCGGATACGAGCAGCAAGAAAATCTCTACGTCACGACCGGTTCGTGGATTTCAAGCGTACCGGAAGGCGCAGAAGTGCTCGCGAGCTTCCAGGACAGCGACGATTTCTACCTCGCCGGCTGGTGGCCTGGCTATGAACAAGCGCAAGGCCAAACGATGGCGATTACGGCTGATGAGGGAGAGACGACGTTTAACTTGTTTGCCAACTCTCTGGCATTCCGTGCCCATACTGAGCACAGCTACCGCTTCATTGCGAACTCGATTTACGATGCAGTGAGCGTTGAAGCTGAAGTGGTGGTGAAGGGGAAAGGGAAGAAGAAGCAGTAG
- a CDS encoding amidase family protein, giving the protein METSTFKLIEATIEDIQQAFHDQKLTSVELVQAYLDRIEALDQNGPKINSVRAINPDALAIAAELDEKRGQDGQGPLYGIPVLLKDNIETKDKMPTTAGAIALEHNFAKEDAFVAKQLRDAGAIILGKVNLSEWAYFMSQDGPSGYSSLAGQVKNPYGIDVFEPEDVGGSSSGTGAAIASNFAVVGVGTETSGSILSPSSANSIVGIKPTVGLISRSRIIPIAESQDTAGPMARTVADAAILLGAMTGVDEQDPATLGSTACALTDYTPHLKSDGLKGAHIGVDLSYLNHEAPEERAIMDAAIEQIKALGATVVELTISQQEFESDVLWYEFKRGVNDYLATTPDDVPVKSLADVIAFNKQDPERRMKFGQAELEKAQNLSDDPNDATYLKHREIDWRSSTTEGIDLVMKEHQLDALLFQNNRGAGMPAKAGYPSITVPAGYASSGHPVGVTFSAQAFSEARLIELAYSYEQATQKRIKPDLESH; this is encoded by the coding sequence ATGGAAACAAGCACATTTAAACTGATCGAAGCGACCATTGAAGATATTCAACAAGCCTTCCATGACCAAAAACTGACCTCCGTCGAATTGGTCCAAGCCTATCTCGACCGGATCGAAGCACTCGATCAAAACGGACCGAAAATCAATTCCGTCCGCGCCATCAATCCAGACGCATTGGCAATCGCAGCCGAGCTGGACGAAAAACGCGGACAGGACGGTCAAGGCCCGCTCTACGGCATTCCAGTGTTGCTGAAAGATAATATAGAAACAAAAGACAAGATGCCGACTACTGCCGGTGCCATCGCACTTGAACACAATTTTGCGAAAGAAGATGCGTTCGTCGCGAAGCAACTGCGCGACGCCGGCGCCATCATTCTTGGCAAGGTGAATTTGAGCGAATGGGCGTATTTCATGTCGCAAGACGGCCCGAGCGGCTATAGCTCACTCGCCGGCCAAGTGAAAAATCCGTACGGCATCGATGTCTTTGAACCGGAAGATGTCGGTGGTTCGAGCTCCGGGACGGGTGCTGCGATCGCATCGAATTTCGCGGTGGTCGGTGTCGGCACAGAAACGTCCGGCTCGATTCTCAGCCCATCAAGCGCCAACTCCATCGTCGGCATCAAGCCGACCGTCGGGCTCATCAGCCGCTCGCGCATCATCCCGATTGCTGAAAGCCAGGATACCGCAGGACCGATGGCACGTACCGTGGCAGATGCGGCAATCTTGCTCGGCGCCATGACCGGCGTCGACGAACAAGATCCGGCGACACTGGGGAGCACAGCATGCGCACTCACCGATTACACGCCGCATCTCAAATCAGACGGCTTGAAAGGCGCCCATATCGGCGTCGATCTTTCGTACTTGAACCACGAAGCACCGGAAGAACGCGCCATTATGGACGCAGCAATCGAGCAAATCAAAGCACTCGGCGCCACCGTCGTCGAATTGACGATTTCCCAGCAGGAGTTTGAATCAGACGTGTTATGGTATGAATTCAAGCGCGGCGTCAATGACTATCTCGCCACTACACCAGATGACGTGCCGGTCAAATCACTCGCTGACGTCATTGCCTTCAACAAACAAGACCCCGAGCGCCGCATGAAATTCGGCCAGGCGGAACTGGAGAAAGCACAAAACTTGAGCGACGATCCGAACGACGCGACATACTTGAAGCACCGTGAAATCGATTGGCGTTCTTCAACGACTGAAGGCATCGACCTCGTCATGAAAGAACACCAACTCGACGCATTGTTATTCCAAAACAACCGCGGCGCGGGGATGCCGGCAAAAGCGGGCTATCCGTCTATTACCGTGCCAGCCGGTTACGCGAGCAGCGGGCATCCGGTCGGTGTTACGTTCAGTGCACAGGCCTTCAGCGAAGCGCGGTTGATTGAACTGGCTTATTCATATGAACAGGCGACGCAGAAACGGATTAAACCAGATTTGGAATCGCACTGA
- a CDS encoding DUF1572 domain-containing protein, which translates to MEEPEPEDDDSQLNPVVTEVEDAELVKHGYKRIEIPANMMPVIAETLKDGAVIFHQSRTFRVQFSPEVVKGLKDKSMTLIERVNGKGYMPAVKKDGVKGIYEQAVLVKRVNPGLVAHASMSLLTTVVGQQQLMEIQSSLKSMEKKLETLIQHREHDFAGKIDARFGYFKEVIERFRRNGITLGGVEDAEIEGFYTATLQDLKVLTKDLKAIVASVESLKEHETLRKWGEAPVKKEYEQLIGRFNTKQELLLLNVQFIQECYEPYLRTIRNYEEADVKSQTLAEIVAENHALIQSIEEKVKSIEENYKVKINFGLKALKYRNLESLKELAPVKINEQQAAEQEIPSEVLVEVTEDEKAYAYVPRRNE; encoded by the coding sequence GTGGAGGAGCCGGAACCCGAAGACGACGACAGCCAGTTGAATCCGGTCGTGACGGAAGTCGAAGACGCGGAACTCGTCAAGCACGGCTATAAGCGGATCGAGATCCCGGCGAATATGATGCCTGTTATCGCTGAGACGCTGAAAGACGGAGCAGTTATTTTCCATCAAAGCCGGACGTTCCGCGTGCAGTTCAGCCCGGAAGTTGTGAAAGGCTTGAAGGATAAGAGTATGACGCTCATTGAGCGGGTCAACGGCAAGGGCTATATGCCGGCGGTGAAAAAAGACGGCGTGAAAGGGATTTACGAGCAGGCGGTCTTGGTGAAACGGGTGAACCCTGGGCTCGTTGCCCATGCGAGCATGAGCCTGTTGACGACGGTGGTTGGCCAGCAGCAACTCATGGAAATTCAAAGTTCCTTAAAGAGCATGGAGAAAAAACTCGAGACGCTCATTCAACACCGTGAACACGATTTCGCCGGGAAAATCGACGCGCGTTTTGGCTATTTCAAAGAAGTCATCGAACGCTTCCGGAGAAACGGCATCACACTCGGCGGCGTGGAAGACGCGGAAATCGAAGGCTTTTACACGGCGACGCTGCAGGATTTGAAAGTGCTGACGAAAGACTTGAAAGCCATTGTGGCGAGTGTCGAAAGTTTGAAAGAGCACGAAACGCTGCGGAAATGGGGAGAGGCCCCGGTGAAAAAAGAGTACGAGCAACTCATCGGGCGCTTCAACACCAAGCAGGAACTATTGCTATTGAATGTGCAGTTTATCCAAGAATGCTACGAGCCATATTTGCGGACCATCCGCAATTACGAAGAAGCCGACGTAAAATCGCAGACTTTGGCAGAGATCGTTGCGGAGAATCACGCGTTGATCCAAAGCATTGAAGAGAAAGTGAAAAGCATTGAAGAAAACTATAAAGTGAAGATCAACTTCGGTCTGAAAGCCTTGAAGTATCGAAACTTGGAGAGTTTGAAAGAGTTGGCGCCTGTGAAGATTAATGAACAACAAGCTGCCGAGCAAGAGATTCCTTCTGAAGTGTTGGTTGAAGTGACGGAAGATGAGAAAGCTTATGCGTATGTGCCGCGGAGAAATGAATAG
- a CDS encoding aldo/keto reductase, protein MVKAIPEVTLNDGTTLPVTGLGTYGLWGNAGANAVSSGINAGYRLIDTAYNYENEGAVGEGIRRSGISRDELWVTSKLPGRYHTYEKALVAIQESLFRAQLDYFDLYLIHWPLPNQDTYVEAWQALIDAQKWGLVRSIGVSNFLPEHLDRIIKETGVTPSVNQVELHPFFNQAHQRKVHTDLNIQTQSWSPIARAKDILSNDTISQIAESHHKTIAQVVLRWQYQIGSVSIPRSTSPERQRENLAIFDFELSDSEMTAISDLSRPDGRLFDMDPATHEEF, encoded by the coding sequence ATGGTAAAAGCAATTCCAGAAGTGACATTAAATGACGGCACAACTTTGCCGGTGACAGGGCTCGGTACATACGGACTGTGGGGAAATGCCGGAGCGAACGCCGTCAGCAGCGGCATCAATGCGGGATACCGTTTGATCGACACGGCGTATAACTACGAAAACGAAGGCGCGGTCGGCGAAGGCATCCGGCGCAGCGGCATTTCCCGTGACGAGCTATGGGTGACTTCCAAGCTGCCGGGACGCTATCACACATACGAAAAAGCCTTGGTGGCGATCCAGGAATCGCTATTCCGGGCACAATTGGATTATTTCGACCTGTATTTAATTCACTGGCCATTGCCGAATCAAGATACGTACGTGGAGGCATGGCAAGCCTTGATCGATGCACAGAAATGGGGGCTCGTCCGCTCGATCGGTGTCAGTAATTTCCTGCCTGAGCACTTGGATCGCATCATCAAAGAAACAGGGGTGACGCCGAGTGTGAACCAAGTGGAATTGCACCCGTTCTTCAACCAGGCACATCAGCGAAAAGTGCACACGGACCTCAATATCCAAACGCAATCGTGGAGCCCAATCGCCAGAGCGAAGGATATCCTGTCGAATGACACCATCAGCCAAATTGCCGAATCCCATCATAAAACCATCGCGCAAGTCGTCTTGCGCTGGCAATACCAAATCGGCTCGGTGTCGATTCCGCGTTCCACCTCGCCTGAGCGCCAGCGTGAAAACCTGGCTATTTTCGATTTTGAATTAAGCGACAGTGAAATGACGGCGATTTCGGATTTGTCCCGCCCGGACGGCAGGTTGTTTGATATGGACCCGGCGACGCATGAGGAGTTTTGA